The following coding sequences lie in one Spirosoma sp. KUDC1026 genomic window:
- the tuf gene encoding elongation factor Tu, with protein sequence MAKENFDRSKPHVNIGTIGHVDHGKTTLTAAITKVLAEKGLAAIRDFSSIDNAPEEKERGITINTSHVEYATANRHYAHVDCPGHADYVKNMVTGAAQMDGAILVVAATDGPMPQTREHILLARQVGVPQLVVFMNKVDMVDDPELLELVEMEIRELLSFYNFDGDNIPVIQGSALGGLNGDAQWVKTIEDLMDNVDSFIPLPPRQTDLPFLMPVEDVFSITGRGTVATGRIERGVINSGEPVEILGMGAENLKSVVTGVEMFRKILDRGEAGDNVGLLLRGIEKTDIRRGMVICKPGSVTPHMKFKAEVYVLSKEEGGRHTPFFNKYRPQFYFRTTDVTGEITLPANVEMVMPGDNITIEVNLINKIAMEKGLRFAIREGGRTVGAGQVTEILD encoded by the coding sequence ATGGCAAAAGAGAATTTTGACCGCTCGAAACCGCACGTAAACATCGGTACGATTGGTCACGTTGACCACGGTAAAACGACGCTGACGGCTGCCATTACGAAAGTGCTGGCCGAAAAGGGTCTGGCCGCAATTCGGGACTTCTCCTCGATTGACAACGCTCCTGAAGAAAAAGAGCGTGGTATCACCATCAATACATCGCACGTTGAGTATGCGACAGCTAACCGTCACTACGCTCACGTTGACTGCCCAGGCCACGCTGACTATGTGAAAAACATGGTAACGGGTGCTGCGCAAATGGACGGTGCTATCCTTGTAGTTGCTGCTACGGATGGCCCAATGCCACAAACTCGTGAGCACATCCTGCTGGCTCGCCAGGTGGGTGTACCTCAGCTGGTCGTGTTCATGAACAAAGTGGACATGGTCGATGATCCAGAGCTGCTCGAACTTGTTGAGATGGAAATCCGCGAGTTGCTGAGCTTCTATAACTTTGACGGTGATAACATTCCTGTTATTCAAGGTTCGGCCCTGGGTGGTCTGAACGGCGATGCTCAGTGGGTTAAAACCATTGAAGACCTGATGGACAACGTTGATAGCTTCATCCCACTGCCTCCACGTCAGACGGATCTTCCGTTCCTGATGCCGGTAGAGGACGTATTCTCGATCACGGGTCGTGGTACGGTTGCAACGGGTCGTATCGAACGGGGTGTTATCAACTCGGGTGAGCCAGTTGAGATCCTGGGTATGGGCGCTGAAAACCTGAAATCAGTTGTAACGGGTGTTGAGATGTTCCGGAAAATTCTGGACCGTGGTGAAGCCGGTGACAACGTAGGTCTGCTGCTCCGTGGTATTGAGAAAACCGATATCCGTCGTGGTATGGTTATCTGCAAACCAGGTTCGGTAACCCCACATATGAAGTTTAAAGCTGAGGTTTACGTGTTGTCGAAAGAAGAAGGTGGTCGTCATACCCCGTTCTTCAACAAGTACCGTCCTCAGTTCTACTTCCGTACCACTGACGTAACGGGCGAAATTACGCTTCCAGCTAACGTTGAGATGGTAATGCCAGGTGATAACATCACCATCGAAGTAAATCTGATCAACAAGATCGCTATGGAAAAAGGTCTTCGTTTCGCTATCCGCGAAGGTGGCCGTACCGTAGGTGCTGGTCAGGTAACGGAGATTCTTGACTAG
- the secE gene encoding preprotein translocase subunit SecE encodes MDKFISFLKHSWEEVQHNVTWPKFSDLQSSSTLVLVASLIFALLVGVIDLVFENALNVFYTSF; translated from the coding sequence ATGGATAAGTTTATCTCGTTTCTGAAGCACTCTTGGGAGGAAGTTCAGCATAACGTGACTTGGCCAAAATTCAGCGATCTGCAGTCCAGTTCAACGCTGGTGCTCGTAGCTTCGCTCATTTTTGCGCTACTGGTCGGTGTTATCGATTTAGTGTTTGAGAACGCTTTGAATGTGTTCTACACGTCGTTCTAA
- the nusG gene encoding transcription termination/antitermination protein NusG, whose product MSGIQWYVIRAVSGQEKKIKSYLDNEIVRQNLDEVIPQVLIPAEKVYEMRNGKKRVREKSFFPGYILISADLGNNRALDMILNMPGVLGFLGNSQVGTTSKIPVPLRQAEVNRILGKVDEEAQEVAAPTVAYVKGESIKVVDGPFSGFIGTVEEVFDDRKKLNVVVKIFGRSTPVELSYAQVEKEV is encoded by the coding sequence ATGAGCGGCATACAGTGGTACGTCATTCGGGCAGTTTCCGGACAGGAAAAGAAAATTAAATCTTACCTGGATAACGAAATTGTTCGTCAGAATCTGGACGAAGTTATTCCGCAGGTATTAATACCTGCAGAAAAGGTGTACGAAATGCGTAACGGTAAGAAGCGCGTTCGGGAAAAATCATTTTTTCCGGGGTACATCCTGATTTCGGCAGATTTGGGAAATAACCGGGCGCTCGATATGATTTTGAATATGCCGGGTGTTCTTGGTTTCCTCGGGAACTCGCAGGTAGGAACAACTTCCAAAATTCCGGTTCCTCTTCGGCAGGCTGAAGTTAACCGAATTTTGGGTAAAGTGGATGAAGAAGCGCAGGAAGTAGCTGCTCCAACAGTTGCCTACGTAAAAGGTGAGTCGATTAAAGTAGTCGATGGCCCATTCAGCGGATTCATTGGTACAGTAGAAGAAGTTTTCGACGACCGGAAGAAGCTGAACGTTGTCGTTAAAATATTTGGCCGGAGTACTCCGGTAGAACTCAGTTACGCACAAGTAGAGAAGGAAGTCTAG
- the rplK gene encoding 50S ribosomal protein L11: MAKEVGGYVKLQVKGGQANPSPPIGPALGSKGLNIMEFCKQFNGRTQDKVGTVLPVLITYYKDKSFDFVIKTPPAPILLLEAAKLKGGSAQPNRNKVGSVTWDQIRTIAETKMPDLNAFTVESAMRQVAGTARSMGITVTGASPFEN; encoded by the coding sequence ATGGCAAAAGAAGTAGGTGGCTATGTAAAGCTGCAAGTCAAAGGTGGACAGGCTAATCCGTCTCCGCCAATTGGTCCTGCGCTGGGTTCCAAGGGTTTGAATATCATGGAATTCTGCAAGCAGTTCAATGGACGGACGCAGGATAAGGTTGGTACGGTGTTGCCAGTTTTGATTACGTATTACAAGGATAAGTCCTTCGATTTCGTCATTAAGACTCCTCCTGCACCAATCCTTCTGTTGGAAGCGGCTAAACTGAAAGGTGGTTCTGCTCAGCCGAACCGCAATAAAGTTGGGTCGGTTACGTGGGACCAGATCCGGACGATTGCTGAGACCAAAATGCCTGATTTAAATGCATTTACGGTTGAATCAGCAATGCGTCAGGTTGCAGGTACTGCTCGCAGCATGGGGATTACGGTGACGGGTGCATCACCCTTCGAAAACTAA
- the rplA gene encoding 50S ribosomal protein L1 produces the protein MAKLTKKQKEALTKYDATKEYSLEQAADILKQISYTKFDASVDIDVRLGVDPRKADQMVRGVATLPHGTGKTVRVLVLCTPDKENEAKEAGADFVGLDDYIQKIEQGWTDIDVIITMPNVMAKVGRLGKVLGPRGLMPNPKSGTVTPDVAKAVREVKAGKIDFKVDKTGIIHTSIGKVSFTPEKLAENAQEVIATLMRLKPSSAKGTYVKTINLSSTMSPGVTIDKGTVAGI, from the coding sequence ATGGCTAAGTTAACGAAAAAACAAAAAGAAGCATTAACGAAGTACGATGCTACGAAAGAATACTCGCTGGAACAAGCAGCAGACATTCTGAAGCAGATCTCGTACACCAAGTTTGATGCTTCGGTGGATATTGACGTCCGGTTAGGCGTTGACCCGCGTAAAGCCGACCAAATGGTTCGTGGCGTTGCTACGTTGCCACATGGTACGGGTAAAACGGTTCGCGTTCTGGTGCTTTGTACGCCGGATAAAGAGAACGAAGCGAAAGAAGCAGGTGCTGACTTTGTGGGGCTGGACGATTACATTCAGAAGATTGAACAAGGCTGGACGGACATTGATGTAATCATCACGATGCCGAACGTAATGGCTAAGGTTGGTCGTCTGGGTAAAGTGTTGGGTCCTCGTGGGCTGATGCCAAACCCCAAATCGGGTACGGTTACGCCTGACGTAGCAAAAGCTGTTCGTGAGGTGAAGGCTGGTAAAATCGACTTCAAAGTTGATAAAACCGGCATCATTCACACCAGTATTGGTAAAGTATCGTTCACGCCAGAAAAACTGGCTGAGAACGCACAGGAAGTAATCGCTACGCTGATGCGCCTAAAGCCTTCATCGGCTAAAGGCACGTACGTAAAAACGATTAACCTGTCGAGCACGATGAGTCCGGGAGTAACGATTGATAAAGGCACAGTAGCCGGTATTTAA
- the rplJ gene encoding 50S ribosomal protein L10, which yields MKREDKGAIIAELTEKFQSIPFFYITEANGMTVAETNNLRRMAFERGIEYKVVKNTFIKKALETLDTDYTPFNDTVLHGQSAVMFHPENGKAPAQLIKEFRKTSDKLQLKGASIDYSIFIGADQLETLIALKSKQELIGEIIGLLQSPAKNVISGLQSGGNKLAGILKTLSEREEQA from the coding sequence ATGAAGCGCGAGGACAAAGGAGCAATTATTGCGGAACTGACTGAAAAGTTTCAGTCGATTCCCTTCTTCTACATCACGGAAGCCAATGGCATGACGGTTGCTGAAACCAACAATCTACGTCGGATGGCTTTTGAGCGGGGCATCGAGTACAAAGTGGTGAAGAACACCTTCATCAAAAAAGCACTCGAAACCCTTGATACGGATTATACGCCGTTCAACGATACGGTGCTACATGGTCAATCTGCGGTGATGTTTCACCCAGAAAATGGCAAAGCGCCGGCTCAATTGATTAAAGAGTTTCGTAAAACCAGTGATAAACTGCAATTAAAAGGAGCTTCAATTGACTACAGTATCTTTATCGGTGCTGATCAACTTGAAACCCTGATTGCCCTGAAAAGCAAACAAGAGCTTATCGGCGAAATCATCGGTCTCTTACAATCACCTGCCAAAAACGTTATCTCTGGTCTGCAGAGTGGTGGTAACAAACTGGCGGGTATTCTTAAAACGCTGTCGGAGCGCGAAGAACAAGCTTAA
- the rplL gene encoding 50S ribosomal protein L7/L12 — translation MADLKAFAEQLVSLTVKEVNELAAILKDEYGIEPAAAAPVMVAGAAGGGDAAPAAAEKTSFDVILKAPGAGKLAVVKLVKDLTGLGLKEAKELVDGAPKPVKEGVAKDEAEALRKQLEEAGAEVEVK, via the coding sequence ATGGCAGATTTGAAAGCGTTCGCAGAGCAGCTTGTAAGCCTGACAGTTAAAGAAGTTAACGAACTGGCTGCTATCCTGAAGGATGAGTATGGTATTGAGCCGGCGGCTGCCGCTCCGGTAATGGTAGCTGGTGCTGCTGGTGGTGGTGATGCTGCTCCTGCTGCTGCTGAGAAAACGTCGTTTGACGTGATCCTGAAAGCTCCTGGCGCTGGTAAACTGGCCGTTGTGAAACTGGTTAAAGACCTGACGGGTCTGGGTCTGAAAGAAGCCAAAGAACTGGTTGACGGTGCTCCAAAACCAGTGAAAGAAGGCGTTGCTAAAGACGAAGCTGAAGCACTGCGGAAACAACTTGAAGAAGCTGGCGCTGAAGTAGAAGTTAAGTAA
- the rpoB gene encoding DNA-directed RNA polymerase subunit beta gives MATNAKISTRKNFATIQPVIGYPDFLDIQVKSFKDFFQLDTPSNQRSEEGLFKVFQENFPISDSRENFKLEFIDYSVDPPKYSVDESIDRGLTYSVPLKAKLRLSNNDPDNEDFETIEQEVFLGNIPYMTEKGSFVINGAERVIVSQLHRSPGVFFSMSKHTNGTKLYSARIIPFKGSWIEFSTDVNNVMYAYIDRKKKFPVTTLLRAIGFGSDKDILDLFGLSEEVPATPANLKKAIGRRLAARVLKTWTEDFVDEDTGEVVSISRNEVLLERDSAISVDDIETITESGQKSVILHKEDMNMADYNIIYNTLQKDSSNSEKEAVEQIYRQLRNADAPDEQTAREIIQSLFFSDKRYDLGDVGRYRINKKLGLDISSDMKVLTTEDIVSIVKYLIGLINSKAVVDDIDHLSNRRVRTVGEQLYAQFGVGLARMARTIKERMNVRDNEDFKPVDLINARTLSSVINSFFGTNQLSQFMDQTNPLAEVTHKRRMSALGPGGLSRERAGFEVRDVHYTHYGRLCTIETPEGPNIGLISSLCVYAKINSMGFIETPYRIIENGKVSMDKPVMYLTAEEEDTHYIAQANADIDNKGNFQVDRLKARFEGDFPIAEPQNVTFMDIAPNQIVSVAASMIPFLEHDDANRALMGSNMQRQAVPLLRPEAPIVGTGLEGRVAVDSRTLVIAEADGTIEFVDSTKIVVRYNLDDDQMAVTFDEDRKTYNLIKFRRTNQDTCINLKPTVLKGQKVKKGDVLCEGYATQAGELALGRNMKVAFMPWQGYNFEDAIVISERVVREDIFTSIHIEEFELEVRDTKRGEEELTSEIPNVSEETVRNLDENGIVRVGTEVKEGDILIGKITPKGESDPTPEEKLLRAIFGDKAGDVKDASKKAPPSLKGVVIDTKLFARPAKEDRGKHKEEVKVLMKKYGRELNDFRARMIDKMVTLLDGQTSQGVKHKFGEEIVSKGVKFSRKNITDNLFPDRNPYRDESGYAVPEEANLLIDLDLSNWTDDDKMNQMIVSLVKNYNNRRSEITGRFKRERFTLEVGDELPAGIVKLAKVYIAKKRKLKVGDKMAGRHGNKGVVARIVRDEDMPFLEDGTKVDIVLNPLGVPSRMNLGQIYETVLAWAGQKLDRKYATPIFDGATEQQVADELDAAGLPSFGRTYLYNGLTGERFDQKVTVGIIYMLKLGHLVDDKMHARSIGPYSLITQQPLGGKAQFGGQRFGEMEVWALEAFGASNILQEILTVKSDDVVGRAKAYEAIVKGENLPKPNIPESFNVLVHELRGLALEITLE, from the coding sequence TTGGCTACAAACGCGAAAATCAGTACGCGCAAAAATTTTGCGACGATTCAGCCAGTGATTGGATATCCCGATTTCCTGGATATTCAAGTAAAATCATTCAAAGACTTTTTTCAGCTTGATACACCTTCGAACCAACGTTCGGAAGAAGGGCTGTTTAAAGTGTTTCAGGAAAACTTTCCTATCTCTGATTCCCGCGAGAATTTTAAGCTGGAGTTCATTGATTATTCTGTTGATCCCCCAAAATACTCGGTTGATGAGTCGATTGATCGGGGATTGACCTATTCGGTTCCGCTGAAAGCTAAACTGCGTCTGTCGAATAACGATCCTGACAATGAGGATTTCGAAACGATCGAGCAGGAGGTTTTCTTGGGAAACATTCCATACATGACGGAAAAAGGTTCGTTCGTCATTAACGGGGCTGAACGAGTTATTGTTTCCCAGTTGCACCGTTCGCCGGGTGTGTTCTTCTCTATGAGTAAGCACACCAATGGCACAAAGTTATACTCTGCCCGGATTATTCCATTCAAAGGTTCCTGGATTGAGTTTTCGACGGACGTTAACAACGTCATGTACGCATATATCGACCGTAAAAAGAAGTTCCCAGTAACGACGTTGCTGCGGGCTATCGGTTTTGGGTCGGATAAGGATATTCTGGATTTGTTTGGTCTGTCGGAGGAAGTACCGGCAACGCCAGCTAACCTGAAAAAAGCAATCGGTCGTCGTTTGGCTGCCCGGGTGTTAAAAACCTGGACGGAAGACTTCGTTGATGAAGATACGGGTGAAGTTGTATCGATCAGCCGGAACGAAGTCCTGCTAGAGCGGGATTCGGCTATTTCGGTAGACGATATTGAAACGATCACGGAATCAGGTCAGAAGTCGGTCATCCTGCACAAGGAAGACATGAACATGGCTGATTACAACATCATTTACAATACGTTGCAGAAAGATAGCTCAAACTCGGAAAAAGAGGCCGTTGAGCAAATCTATCGGCAACTGCGTAACGCTGATGCGCCAGACGAACAAACCGCTCGGGAGATTATCCAGAGCTTGTTCTTCTCGGATAAACGCTATGACCTTGGTGATGTAGGCCGTTATCGGATCAATAAAAAACTTGGTCTGGACATTTCGTCTGATATGAAGGTGTTGACCACGGAAGATATCGTATCTATCGTGAAATACCTGATCGGTCTGATCAACTCGAAAGCTGTTGTGGATGACATTGACCACCTGAGCAACCGGCGTGTCCGGACGGTAGGTGAGCAGTTATACGCTCAGTTCGGTGTTGGGCTGGCCCGGATGGCGCGAACGATTAAAGAACGGATGAACGTTCGGGACAACGAGGATTTCAAACCCGTTGATCTGATCAATGCCCGTACGCTGTCGTCGGTGATCAACTCGTTCTTCGGAACGAACCAGCTGTCGCAGTTCATGGACCAAACAAACCCATTAGCTGAAGTGACGCACAAGCGTCGTATGTCAGCACTGGGACCTGGCGGTCTGTCACGCGAACGGGCTGGCTTTGAGGTTCGTGACGTACACTATACGCACTACGGTCGTCTATGTACCATTGAAACGCCGGAAGGACCGAACATCGGTCTGATCTCGTCGCTTTGTGTATACGCAAAGATCAACAGCATGGGCTTCATCGAAACGCCCTACCGGATTATTGAGAACGGTAAGGTATCGATGGACAAGCCGGTGATGTATCTGACAGCCGAGGAAGAAGATACCCATTACATCGCTCAGGCAAACGCCGACATCGATAACAAAGGTAACTTCCAGGTTGATCGTCTGAAAGCTCGTTTTGAGGGTGATTTCCCGATTGCAGAGCCTCAGAACGTAACGTTCATGGACATTGCTCCGAACCAGATTGTATCAGTTGCTGCTTCCATGATTCCGTTCCTGGAACATGATGATGCTAACCGGGCCCTGATGGGATCGAACATGCAGCGTCAGGCGGTACCGCTTCTGCGTCCAGAAGCGCCAATCGTGGGTACGGGTCTGGAAGGTCGCGTAGCTGTCGATTCGCGTACGCTGGTTATCGCTGAAGCGGATGGAACGATTGAATTCGTTGATTCGACTAAAATTGTAGTTCGCTACAATCTGGACGACGACCAAATGGCTGTTACGTTCGATGAAGATCGGAAAACGTATAACCTAATCAAATTCCGTCGGACGAACCAAGATACCTGCATCAACCTGAAACCAACCGTGCTGAAAGGCCAGAAGGTGAAAAAAGGTGATGTGCTTTGCGAAGGGTACGCGACGCAGGCAGGTGAACTGGCGCTTGGTCGGAACATGAAAGTGGCTTTCATGCCATGGCAAGGGTACAACTTTGAGGATGCTATCGTGATCTCGGAACGCGTTGTGCGGGAAGATATCTTCACGTCGATTCACATTGAAGAGTTTGAACTGGAAGTACGTGACACGAAGCGGGGCGAAGAGGAATTAACCTCTGAAATTCCGAACGTAAGCGAAGAAACGGTTCGTAACCTGGATGAGAACGGTATCGTTCGGGTTGGTACCGAGGTTAAAGAAGGTGACATCCTGATCGGAAAAATCACGCCGAAAGGCGAAAGCGATCCAACGCCGGAAGAGAAACTGCTGCGTGCCATCTTTGGTGACAAAGCAGGGGATGTGAAAGATGCTTCGAAAAAAGCACCACCATCACTCAAAGGTGTTGTTATCGATACCAAACTGTTTGCCCGTCCGGCCAAAGAAGACCGGGGTAAGCACAAGGAAGAAGTTAAGGTGCTGATGAAGAAATACGGCCGTGAGTTAAATGACTTCCGGGCTCGTATGATCGACAAAATGGTGACACTGCTCGATGGTCAAACCAGTCAGGGCGTGAAACATAAGTTTGGCGAAGAAATCGTTAGTAAAGGTGTTAAGTTCAGCCGGAAAAACATCACGGATAATCTGTTCCCTGACCGGAACCCATACCGGGATGAAAGCGGCTACGCCGTACCGGAAGAAGCAAACCTGCTGATTGATCTGGACCTGAGTAACTGGACCGACGACGATAAAATGAACCAGATGATTGTGTCGCTGGTGAAAAACTACAATAATCGTCGGAGCGAAATCACGGGTCGGTTCAAGCGGGAGCGGTTCACCCTTGAAGTCGGTGATGAACTGCCAGCAGGTATCGTGAAACTGGCTAAAGTTTACATCGCTAAGAAGCGGAAGCTGAAAGTGGGTGATAAAATGGCTGGTCGCCATGGTAACAAAGGGGTTGTTGCCCGGATCGTTCGGGACGAAGACATGCCGTTCCTGGAAGACGGAACGAAAGTGGATATCGTGCTGAACCCACTTGGCGTACCATCCCGGATGAACCTGGGCCAGATTTACGAAACCGTATTGGCGTGGGCTGGCCAAAAACTTGACCGTAAATATGCTACGCCGATCTTCGACGGAGCTACTGAGCAACAGGTTGCTGACGAACTGGATGCCGCTGGTCTGCCATCGTTCGGCCGGACATACCTGTACAACGGTCTGACTGGCGAGCGTTTCGACCAGAAAGTAACGGTGGGTATCATCTATATGCTGAAACTGGGTCACCTGGTTGACGATAAGATGCACGCCCGTTCAATTGGCCCCTACTCACTTATTACACAGCAGCCGCTGGGTGGTAAAGCCCAGTTCGGTGGACAGCGCTTTGGTGAGATGGAGGTTTGGGCACTGGAAGCATTCGGTGCATCGAACATCCTGCAGGAAATCCTGACCGTGAAATCGGATGACGTGGTTGGCCGAGCAAAAGCATACGAGGCAATCGTAAAAGGCGAAAACCTGCCGAAACCAAATATTCCGGAATCATTCAACGTACTTGTCCATGAACTTCGTGGCCTGGCACTTGAAATCACTTTAGAGTAA